CCCCTCCCCACTTGAGACAACCTCGTTAACCTCCTCAGAAACAGTCTTTTCAAAAGTCTTTTTGCGTTGAGGGCACGCAGCATATAAATGTCCAACTTCTAAGCAGAGGTTACATTTCTTTGCCTCATTACAGTTCTTAATCAAATGGGTAGTACTGCCACAGTTTGTACATATATTGCAAGTTTCTGCACAATGTCCATAATTCCTGCATTTCCTACAAAAATTAGGCATACctgtaaagaaaatatcaaagtTAACATTCCCCAAACGAAACCTCGCAGGGGGTAAAAAGTTCTCTTTGAAAGTCACTTTGAACCTGAATTTGCAGGCCCACACTCCAATCTCATTATAAACTTTGCCCACAAACAATACCTTCTTGCAGTGGTTCCTTAAAAAGAGTTCCACTTCGTTCAACTGAACAAAAGGTGAGTACGACTTTACAATCAAGGCTATCTCCTCATCTGGAAAGTGGGGTACAACCTTGAAACCACGAAGTCGATCATCCTCAGGGCCTTGTTTCCATGATCTCAGAAATCGAGAATAAACTTTTTCTCCATCAAAGGTAACATCATATATGCCTCTTTTTGGGTAATCCTGTATAGCAAGGATCTCTTTCCTCTGAACGCCTCCAAAATCTTCCAAAATAACATCAGCGATGTATAGAAGTAATTTCTCGCGGTTCACCTCTTCCTGGATGATAAAACGTACCGAGTGCTTCACTCGTGCATAGCCCGGGACCAAGCACTCCTCCACATCCATCTCGTCAGAACACTCCCAGTTTCGTCACAAGGACTAGACTGGAGTGGGGTGATCGCCGCCCGTTGTCCGGAATAGAAAGCCCCCTGATAGCAGCATGCGGCTTAAGACACTTTTCAGTGCCGATGCCACAAGGCCAAGGAGCAATGTCTCCGGACACCCAAGGTTCAGACACGTGATCTtcgccaaaaggccgagaagcgataacccgaaaCGCGCGCGAGCCGACGGCCCCACCCCCAGGCTTGGCGCGCCTCCACGGGGAGAGGGGCACTGTGCTCCCCGTCTCAGCGGACAACGAAGGCCCCAGCTGTGACGTCGCAAACACCGCTCCCAGCCCAGCCCCAGGCCCACACTTGCTACCAGCCCCAGGC
This Xenopus laevis strain J_2021 chromosome 8S, Xenopus_laevis_v10.1, whole genome shotgun sequence DNA region includes the following protein-coding sequences:
- the LOC108705826 gene encoding zinc finger CCHC domain-containing protein 3-like, whose amino-acid sequence is MDVEECLVPGYARVKHSVRFIIQEEVNREKLLLYIADVILEDFGGVQRKEILAIQDYPKRGIYDVTFDGEKVYSRFLRSWKQGPEDDRLRGFKVVPHFPDEEIALIVKSYSPFVQLNEVELFLRNHCKKVLFVGKVYNEIGVWACKFRFKVTFKENFLPPARFRLGNVNFDIFFTGMPNFCRKCRNYGHCAETCNICTNCGSTTHLIKNCNEAKKCNLCLEVGHLYAACPQRKKTFEKTVSEEVNEVVSSGEGEAISMIEGEAVSMGEGAAVSTEVVPKLTLSFEDVFCVDLKSSVQEPDEVGEPVAKKKIKRKTTPEKTPRRHVI